The genomic segment CGCGCGTGGCGGCGTCTTCGTCGCGGGCGGCCTCGCCTACGCGCTGGACTGCAAGAACATCCACCTGGTGAACGTGGAGTTCTACACCGGCGTCGGCACCACGCTCGAGATGCCGGTCATGCTCTCCCCCGTCCCGAACGCGATCGACTTCTCCAACAAGAAGGTCCTGATCGCCGACGACGTCGCGGACACCGGCAAGACGCTCAAGCTCGTCCACGACTTCTGCCTCGAGCACGTCGCCGAGGTGCGCAGCGCCGTGATCTACGAGAAGAGCCACTCGCTCGTGAAGTGCGAGTACGTCTGGAAGAAGACGGACGAGTGGATCAACTTCCCGTGGTCCGTCGAGCCGCCGGTCGTGCGCCGTGAGGGCCAGGTCCTCGACGCCTGA from the Streptomyces roseifaciens genome contains:
- a CDS encoding phosphoribosyltransferase, producing the protein MSEIRENLTYPIFGEAIRELAQTIADDGYEPDIILSIARGGVFVAGGLAYALDCKNIHLVNVEFYTGVGTTLEMPVMLSPVPNAIDFSNKKVLIADDVADTGKTLKLVHDFCLEHVAEVRSAVIYEKSHSLVKCEYVWKKTDEWINFPWSVEPPVVRREGQVLDA